A region of the Candidatus Methylacidiphilales bacterium genome:
CAGAGCAGCTCCAGTGAAAAGCCGCATTTGTTCAATCTTTCGGCAAGGTGAGTCAAATAAAGTTCAGCTCCACCTGTAGGTGAAAAGTTTCGTCGTGCAAAAACAATTGAATTAGACATGAGTCAACAAGGTCTCAATTTCCTCGAGTTCAAGCTGATGTCCTTTTACGAGTCGCTCCATCCAAGATTCGAAGGCTTCCTTACCTTCAATGATTTCAATCTCGACTCTAAGGAAAAACAAGGGCAAGAGCGAGCTACCTAGAGGCGGGAAACGCACCGCATCTTTTTCTGTAGTGACGACCATTTTGCCTCCGCGTGCGTGGGTGTGTTGAATCACTCGCTCGATTTCCTGAGCGGAGAAACGATGATGATCGGCGAATTGTTTAGAATAAATAATCTTCGCTCCCAAATTTTTCACTCCTTTCTCGAAGCTCTCTGGACGGGCGATGCCGGAGATCGTTCCGACATGCGCATTTCTCAATTCGCTCAAAGGCAAACGCTCGTCACTAAAGAAATTTTGTAGATAACGTGGTGCATGGCGACAGAGAATGATTGGTGCGTGTGGATTGAGTAAACGCAGTCTTGCAAGGAGTGGTTGTGTATCGCCTCCATCGCATTTTGTAACGATGATGAGATCTGCTCGCTTCATCTGTTCATGAGGCTCGCGCAAGGTGCCTCGCGGCAGGACGTATTCATTTCCAAATGGCGCCTCCCGATCCACCAATACGACGTTGGTGCGCTCAAAAAGCGAGAGATACTGCAACCCATCATCGAGCACTAAAATTTCCGTTCCAAATTTCTCAATCGCATACAGACCCGACTTGACACGGTCTTTATCTACAAGCACAGGCACTGTCTTGAGATTGCGCGCCAACATATATGGCTCGTCCCCTGCTTTTTCAGAGTCTAAAAAAATTGTTTTCCCATCGGAGACTACCCTTGGTGGAGAGGCTGGGATCCAAGGAAACATCAGTCGCGAGAGCCTCTTGCTTATTGGTTCGGGTTTACTGCGGTAACCGCGGCTCAAAATTGCCACCTTACGGCCTTTTTGAGCTAGTAGTCTTGCTATCATTTCAACGATGGGCGTTTTTCCAGTGCCACCGACCGTTAGATTACCGACGCTGATGACTTGAACGCCGAGGTGATGCACTTTGGCAATCCGCTCTCGATACAGCCAAAGACGCGCGGCCACACCCCATCGGTAGGGGAACGAAAGTAAATATAGCAAGGCTCTTAAGAGTGTCGCCCGTTTTCCGTAACGCCGCTCCAGAATCACATCGATGGCGAATTGCTCAAGTTCCTCGAGGATCGTCTGCATGAATCGTTTCGTTTATATTTTGTCCGCGAGCTTGGATCTCTCCTAGCTCACTCTCAAACGCGCCATTCAAAATCGGAAACCGACACCAAGAGCGCGGA
Encoded here:
- the lpxK gene encoding tetraacyldisaccharide 4'-kinase → MQTILEELEQFAIDVILERRYGKRATLLRALLYLLSFPYRWGVAARLWLYRERIAKVHHLGVQVISVGNLTVGGTGKTPIVEMIARLLAQKGRKVAILSRGYRSKPEPISKRLSRLMFPWIPASPPRVVSDGKTIFLDSEKAGDEPYMLARNLKTVPVLVDKDRVKSGLYAIEKFGTEILVLDDGLQYLSLFERTNVVLVDREAPFGNEYVLPRGTLREPHEQMKRADLIIVTKCDGGDTQPLLARLRLLNPHAPIILCRHAPRYLQNFFSDERLPLSELRNAHVGTISGIARPESFEKGVKNLGAKIIYSKQFADHHRFSAQEIERVIQHTHARGGKMVVTTEKDAVRFPPLGSSLLPLFFLRVEIEIIEGKEAFESWMERLVKGHQLELEEIETLLTHV